A DNA window from Betta splendens chromosome 6, fBetSpl5.4, whole genome shotgun sequence contains the following coding sequences:
- the pdp2 gene encoding pyruvate dehydrogenase [acetyl-transferring]-phosphatase 2, mitochondrial, with the protein MSARVYSSIFQRASSYALTLPAASYQCSHLVAFSCHPLLAHRCRLSSCSAFRSHHLRNRDEELGNWSQIGRNLSTHQDLNFQLSSVQINSILRSNEQSVSVPEFDGRGLSAVRRFESNHLAANAPNEDRRSAATCLQSKGMLFGVFDGHGGWACAQAVGERLLYYIAVAMMRKHSIEELEKCMEHGRPVLPILQWYKHHSDFTFNRESASLYTDHLRVFWQDLLECEEHDEGMSPHDALACAFKRLDADISLEAQVPLSSDLMKSTAIQVAFAGCTACVAHIGTEGIHVANAGDCRAVLGVQQEDGSWSALPLSQDHNSENQAEVERIKAQHPPSERGTIITDDRLLGVLMPLRAFGDVRFKWSRELQQSILGNLDSRVDLDFLSLYQYTPPNYLTPPYLDANPEITYHKLRPQDRFLILGTDGLWDELGSEEAVRLVGEHLSGIHLQAPLSLSERRLKLGQIHELLLKRRARASPALDSNAATHLIRHGLGTGEYGELCQERLASMLALPEDLARMYRDDITATVVYLNSDLARAPHS; encoded by the exons ATGTCTGCACGTGTGTACTCCAGCATCTTTCAAAGAGCTTCCAGTTACGCACTGACACTTCCTGCTGCCTCATACCAG tgCTCCCACCTCGTAGCATTCTCTTGTCATCCTCTACTTGCCCACCGTTGTCGCCTGTCATCCTGTAGCGCCTTCAGATCACACCATTTACGCAacagagatgaggagctggGAAATTGGTCTCAGATTGGGAGAAACCTTTCAACTCACCAGGATCTAAACTTTCAACTCAGCTCAGTCCAGATCAACAGTATTCTGCGGTCTAATGAGCAG TCTGTGAGTGTGCCTGAGTTTGATGGCAGGGGACTCAGTGCTGTTAGAAGGTTTGAGAGCAATCACTTGGCTGCTAACGCACCGAATGAGGATCGTCGCAGTGCAGCCACTTGTTTACAG TCAAAGGGAATGCTTTTTGGAGTCTTTGATGGCCATGGGGGTTGGGCCTGTGCCCAGGCAGTCGGTGAGCGTCTGCTTTACTACATAGCAGTTGCAATGATGAGGAAGCACAGCATAGAAGAGCTTGAAAAGTGCATGGAGCATGGCAGACCCGTGCTTCCCATTTTACAGTGGTACAAACACCATTCGGACTTCACCTTTAATCGTGAGTCTGCTTCACTCTACACTGACCACCTGCGAGTTTTCTGGCAGGACTTACTGGAGTGTGAGGAGCATGATGAAGGCATGAG TCCTCATGATGCTTTGGCTTGTGCTTTTAAACGGCTTGATGCAGACATCTCCTTGGAGGCTCAAGTCCCTCTTTCCTCTGATTTGATGAAAAGCACAGCCATCCAA GTTGCATTTGCTGGTTGCACTGCCTGTGTGGCTCACATTGGCACAGAAGGGATCCATGTGGCAAATGCGGGTGATTGCCGAGCGGTATTGGGcgtgcagcaggaggacggctCATGGAGTGCATTACCTCTGTCCCAGGACCATAACTCAGAGAACCAGGCTGAGGTTGAGCGAATCAAAGCCCAGCACCCACCCTCTGAAAGAGGCACCATCATCACAGATGACAGACTGCTCGGG GTTCTGATGCCCCTGCGTGCTTTTGGAGATGTAAGATTCAAATGGAGCCGTGAACTACAGCAGAGCATTTTAGGCAACTTGGATTCTAGAGTCGACCTCGACTTTCTCAGTCTGTACCAGTACACGCCACCGAACTACCTCACCCCACCCTACCTGGATGCCAACCCTGAGATAACATATCACAAGCTAAGGCCTCAGGACCGTTTTCTGATTCTTGGCACAGACGGGCTGTGGGATGAACTAGGTAGTGAAGAAGCTGTACGACTCGTTGGAGAGCACCTTAGTGGGATTCATCTACAG GCTCCACTTTCTCTGTCTGAACGGCGGCTGAAATTGGGTCAGATCCATGAACTCCTGTTGAAACGGCGGGCCCGTGCCTCCCCTGCCCTAGACTCCAACGCTGCCACACACCTCATCAGACATGGTCTTGGCACAGGGGAGTATGGAGAACTCTGCCAGGAGAGACTGGCCTCTATGCTCGCTCTCCCAGAGGACCTGGCTCGGATGTACAGAGACGATATCACAGCTACTGTTGTGTATCTGAACTCTGACCTGGCCAGGGCTCCTCACAGCTAA
- the si:dkey-30c15.13 gene encoding uncharacterized protein si:dkey-30c15.13 → MTENMFQEGLYHVFFQETPSSARLTQVTDQGGLSNVRIHRWFGTVVNTRLSVTGMLQIVSALACILTTFIHACVSYNCSVSMTTPVWSSLFFLAAGCLVVEVQRKANKLKIITLMGLNLFSLLFGISAVLANSLKNTQPVAINTNQQRVGSYIAKGGSIAFTVLCILASVYILFLSWRGLRRYSAPHIQAYSRISQDPDEATGPLLEEVEHSMS, encoded by the exons ATGACAGAGAACATGTTCCAGGAGGGGCTGTACCATGTGTTCTTTCAAGAGACTCCTTCATCAGCTCGCTTGACTCAGGTTACTGATCAGGGCGGGTTAAGCAATGTTAGGATACATCGTTGGTTTGGGACGGTTGTCAACACCAGACTTTCAGTCACTGGG ATGCTTCAGATCGTCAGTGCCTTAGCTTGTATATTAACCACATTCATCCACGCCTGTGTGAGTTATAACTGctctgtctccatgacaacaccAGTGTGGTCAAGCCTATTC ttttTGGCCGCCGGCTGTCTGGTGGTGGAGGTTCAGAGGAAAGCTAATAAATTAAAG ATCATCACCCTGATGGGCCTGAACCTTTTTAGTCTATTGTTTGGAATTTCTGCTGTCCTGGCCAATAGCCTCAAAAATACACAGCCCGTGGCAATCAACACAAACCAGCAG CGTGTTGGATCATATATTGCGAAGGGGGGCTCAAtagcatttactgtactgtgtattCTGGCATCAGTATACATACTTTTCCTGTCGTGGAGGGGCCTGCGTCGCTACAGCGCTCCACACATTCAGGCCTACAGCCGCATCTCACAG GATCCAGATGAAGCCACTGGACCTCTACTCGAAGAAGTGGAACATTCAATGTCATaa